From a single Streptomyces sp. NBC_01264 genomic region:
- the deoC gene encoding deoxyribose-phosphate aldolase has product MPTTLTAFADVTTSDSALRRFLHGLPGVDAVGLEARAASLGTRSIKTTAKAYAIDLAISMIDLTTLEGADTPGKVRALSVKAANPDPTDRTTPMTAAVCVYPDMVATAKAALNGADVKVASVATAFPAGRAALPVKLADTADAVAAGADEIDMVIDRGAFLAGRYLDTYELIRSVKAACVRPDGSAARLKVIFETGELSTYDNIRRASWIGMMAGADFIKTSTGKVGVNATPANTLLMLEAVRDFKAQTGIQIGVKPAGGIRTTKDAIKFLVLVNETVGEDWLSNHWFRFGASSLLNDLLMQRQKLSTGRYSGPDYVTVD; this is encoded by the coding sequence ATGCCCACCACCCTCACCGCATTCGCTGACGTGACGACGTCCGACAGTGCGCTGCGCCGCTTCCTGCACGGGCTGCCCGGCGTCGACGCTGTCGGCCTGGAGGCCCGCGCGGCCTCCCTCGGCACCCGCTCGATCAAGACGACGGCCAAGGCGTACGCCATCGACCTCGCCATCTCGATGATCGACCTGACGACGCTGGAAGGCGCGGATACCCCGGGCAAGGTCCGGGCGCTCTCCGTCAAGGCCGCCAACCCCGATCCGACCGACCGCACCACGCCCATGACGGCCGCCGTCTGCGTGTACCCGGACATGGTGGCCACCGCCAAGGCAGCCCTGAACGGCGCCGACGTCAAGGTCGCCTCCGTCGCCACCGCCTTCCCGGCCGGCCGGGCCGCCCTGCCCGTCAAGCTCGCCGACACGGCCGACGCCGTGGCCGCCGGCGCCGACGAGATCGACATGGTCATCGACCGTGGAGCCTTCCTCGCCGGCCGCTACCTCGACACCTACGAGCTGATCCGCTCCGTCAAGGCGGCCTGCGTCCGCCCCGACGGCAGCGCCGCCCGCCTCAAGGTGATCTTCGAGACCGGCGAGCTGTCCACGTACGACAACATCCGCCGCGCCTCCTGGATCGGCATGATGGCCGGCGCCGACTTCATCAAGACGTCCACCGGCAAGGTCGGCGTCAACGCGACCCCCGCGAACACGCTCCTCATGCTCGAAGCCGTCCGCGACTTCAAGGCGCAGACTGGAATCCAGATCGGCGTGAAGCCGGCCGGCGGCATCCGGACCACCAAGGACGCGATCAAGTTCCTGGTCCTGGTCAACGAGACCGTGGGCGAGGACTGGCTGTCCAACCACTGGTTCCGCTTCGGAGCCTCCAGCCTGCTCAACGACCTGTTGATGCAGCGCCAGAAGCTGAGCACCGGCCGCTACTCCGGTCCCGACTACGTGACGGTGGACTGA